The proteins below come from a single Xyrauchen texanus isolate HMW12.3.18 chromosome 3, RBS_HiC_50CHRs, whole genome shotgun sequence genomic window:
- the LOC127633047 gene encoding pro-MCH 1-like — protein MKLSAGTVILTVAILSECYFRTSAIPMIPKADEMEPDLQGLSESLEDNTLRYAPESSRIIVVVDSDLLRTLKSLERGVSHLRLPESILSTERRDATSELSPSIAIIRRDTMRCMVGRVYRPCWEV, from the coding sequence ATGAAGCTCTCTGCTGGGACCGTCATCCTAACTGTTGCAATTTTGTCAGAGTGCTACTTCCGAACTTCTGCAATACCCATGATTCCCAAAGCTGACGAGATGGAGCCAGACCTGCAAGGCTTGAGTGAAAGCTTGGAGGACAATACACTGAGATACGCACCAGAAAGCTCCAGGATCATCGTAGTGGTTGACTCCGATCTGCTGAGGACCCTAAAATCTCTGGAAAGAGGAGTTTCTCATCTCCGCCTTCCTGAGAGCATTCTTAGCACCGAGCGCAGAGATGCCACTTCAGAGCTGAGTCCGAGCATCGCCATCATTAGGAGGGACACCATGAGATGTATGGTGGGAAGAGTTTATCGGCCATGCTGGGAGGTGTAG